TGTACTCTTATAAGTGTAAATTAATTTCAGtatgaaggtgcatggaatgAAGGTGGTAAAGGACCAAGCATATGGGATAACTTCACCCACCAGTATCCAGGTACCTACACCGGTGCCAGATTGAATTGAACCTTGATTAATACAGATTTATTCTTAACCTTTACAAGGGTTAGACATTGGTGGGGGACGAGGCCTAAACCATGAGGTTTATgaagataatgaaaattttacatGGTTAATTGCAGAAAAAATCATTGATGGAAGCAATGGGGACGTGGCTGATGATCAATACCACCGCTATAAGgttcaaaaatttcattaactttgtaCTCCAGTCCTTCTGAATTATTCAATAGTATAAGGAGAATTAAAGAATTTACGGCCTTAAGAAAATTAAGGAGGTTGAAGATGAGGCATTTTCTTATAATACATATTGCGTTATTCTATATAGGAAGATGTAAAGATTTTGAAGGTTATGGGATTGGATGCTTATAGGTTCTCTATCTCATGGTCTAGATTGTTACCAAGTAAGTTGATCATCTGCATTCGCATTAATTAGTTGGGACGAAGTAGTGTGTCCATGCATGATCTTTGCTCTGAGTAATATAACCAATAATATCTGTAGTTTAACCTATTTTGTTCCCCTTTCGAATGTATTTGCTTATGttcttgtttaattttaattatataattagaTGGAAAGCTAAGTGGGGGTGTGAACAAGGAAGGAGTACAATACTACAACAATCTCCTCAATGAACTCCTAAACAAAGGTGATGCAACTGCTTAATCTCATATATCATCCCAccttacaaatatatatatacagacacacacatatacatatatacatagtAAGAGTTACATGTTATATAATCAAGCGTGTTGCTTTTATTGATCATGCACAGGTGTAACGCCATATGCGACAATCTTTCATTGGGATCTTCCTCAAGCTTTAGAAGAAGAATATGGTGGTTTCTTAAACCGTCAAATTGTGTAAGTAGTAGACTTTGATTctctaattaataataattcttTCTCTTCTTGATGATTGATCGTTTAGATATTCAAATGTATATTGCTATAATGCATAAACCTTCAAAATCAGCATGCAActgatttttaattttccatgttGCAGCAATCATTTTCGAGACGACGCAGAACTTTGCTTTAAGTTATTTGGCGATCGGGTAAAGCATTGGATCACACTAAATGAGCCATATACTTTTATTACTTTTGGCTATGCATCAGGAGAATTAGCACCCGGGCGATGTTCTGCTTGGCAGAACTTAAACTGCACCGGCGGTGATTCGGCTACCGAACCCTATATAGTAGCACACCACTTCCTCCTCGCTCATGCACATGCTGTTAAAATGTACAAGACTAAATATCAAGTCATATTAATACTCAATGTtgtaatattaaattaatgagaTAGGGTTAATTTACCTTTTTCATACTGTAACTAATCAAGTTTGGGTGGTGATGTGCAGGCATTTCAAGAAGGCGTGATAGGAATAACATTAGCGACAAATTGGTTTGTGCCAGTTTCTAACGCAACGCGTCATCGGAATGCTGCAAAACGATCTTTGGATTTTATGTTTGGATGGCAAGTTTATTAATAATTCCAAACTTATATATCAACCCAATTAACTGTTCATTTAAATGATAATATTACAAAATttattgatgaaatttcaatgatTATGTAGGTTTATGGAGCCATTGACAAGCGGCCAATATCCGCACAGTATGCAAGTTCTTGTTAAAGAAAGATTACCTAAATTTACAGAAGAAGAATCCAAGTTAATAAAAGGGtcatttgattttgttggaATGAATTATTATACTACTCACTATTCAAGCGATCAACCTCATAATAATTATGCAAATGCAAGCTTCTTGACCGATGCTCGCGTTTTTTAATCAAGTGAGTACAAAATGAGAAACCAATTATTTAATTTGAGTAATTTAAGttcatcaaaatatttaaaatctcatattCCTAAATGTTGTGGCAGCCGAGCTTAATGAAGTCCCCCTTGGTCCTCCAGTACGCATCGAACAATTAGCTAAACTATTTGCATTCAAAGagtaattgtttttcatttagtTAACTTACCTTCATAAAATGGGGTTGCAGGCTTCTTCAAGCTAGCTAGTTGTTTGTCCAAAAGGCATTCGAGAGATTTTATTCTACGCAAAGCACAAATATAATGATCCGCTCATTTACATTACTGAGAACGGTATTATTTTTAAgctttaattaactaaataattagTGCTTCACATGTACATGGTGTAAAATGCAGTTGACATCTATAAGTAATCTACATATAAAACTAGATGGGAACTCCCAAACATTTAGCAATATGTTGAATCGATAGGAATGAAATGATGAATCTATAATTCTTCGCCTCTTCGTCAATAAAAaacatcaaataaaaaattaattatattgcAAGCGTTGATGAGTTCGATGATCCCACATTGTCACTTCCGCAATCCCTCAATGATACCTGATGCGaagaaagttaagcactcatattaaaccctcttgttgtcaaattgtagtataaatgcaagtagggatcgttctaaatcagggattaggaaggcttgctaaaacctctaaacgaactcaaaaacataaaaaaaagttaaagacgtttgaatagactcaaaagactcaaaacaagttcactagactcaaaacaactttaaaacactcaaaactgcctaaaacacAAAATGGGTAGattttgactct
This window of the Malus domestica chromosome 03, GDT2T_hap1 genome carries:
- the LOC114823890 gene encoding beta-glucosidase 12-like codes for the protein MAMRLLSLLLGVLLLTGFAAADSKTIAIIPSRYNSASLNRSSFPSGFVFGSASASYQYEGAWNEGGKGPSIWDNFTHQYPEKIIDGSNGDVADDQYHRYKEDVKILKVMGLDAYRFSISWSRLLPNGKLSGGVNKEGVQYYNNLLNELLNKGVTPYATIFHWDLPQALEEEYGGFLNRQIVNHFRDDAELCFKLFGDRVKHWITLNEPYTFITFGYASGELAPGRCSAWQNLNCTGGDSATEPYIVAHHFLLAHAHAVKMYKTKYQAFQEGVIGITLATNWFVPVSNATRHRNAAKRSLDFMFGWFMEPLTSGQYPHSMQVLVKERLPKFTEEESKLIKGSFDFVGMNYYTTHYSSDQPHNNYANASFLTDARVF